From the Cupriavidus necator N-1 genome, one window contains:
- a CDS encoding SDR family oxidoreductase produces the protein MKPTLKNIGSQVIVLTGASSGVGLVTARKAAQQGARLVLVARSEGSLHQLAEELREHGNEVITVVADVGKHEEVGKVAQAAIERFGGFDTWINNAGVTIFGRHCDVPLEDQRRLFDTNYWGTVHGSLAAAAHLREHGGAIINMGSEAADGPLPLQSAYAASQHAIKGFTDSLRLELEQEQAPVSVTLIKPAGLETPLAMHAKNFLDVEPRLPPPLYDPALAADAILFAAANPRRELFVGAAAKAFSAAAYHAPHTFDRFMRRFMGRAQQTHHPAGPLEDNALYGSGSGLQERSGSHNALQSCPYTTTARHPMLATALVVGASAAVAAVYQLRHKR, from the coding sequence ATGAAACCAACCCTGAAGAACATTGGCTCGCAGGTCATCGTCCTGACCGGTGCCAGCAGCGGCGTGGGCCTGGTGACGGCGCGCAAGGCGGCGCAGCAGGGCGCACGGCTGGTGCTGGTGGCGCGCAGCGAGGGTTCGCTGCACCAGCTGGCCGAAGAGTTGCGCGAGCATGGCAATGAAGTCATCACCGTGGTGGCCGATGTCGGCAAGCATGAAGAGGTTGGCAAGGTGGCGCAGGCTGCCATCGAGCGCTTCGGCGGCTTCGATACCTGGATCAACAACGCCGGCGTGACCATCTTCGGGCGCCATTGCGATGTGCCGCTGGAAGACCAGCGGCGGCTGTTCGATACCAACTACTGGGGCACCGTGCATGGCTCGCTGGCGGCGGCCGCGCACCTGCGCGAGCACGGCGGCGCCATCATCAACATGGGCAGCGAGGCGGCGGACGGCCCACTACCGCTGCAGAGCGCCTACGCGGCCTCGCAGCACGCGATCAAGGGCTTTACGGATTCGCTGCGGCTGGAACTGGAGCAGGAGCAGGCGCCGGTCAGCGTGACGCTGATCAAGCCTGCCGGACTGGAAACGCCGCTGGCGATGCACGCCAAGAATTTCCTCGATGTCGAGCCGCGCCTGCCGCCGCCGCTGTATGACCCGGCGCTGGCCGCTGACGCAATCCTGTTTGCCGCCGCGAACCCGCGCCGCGAGCTCTTCGTCGGTGCGGCCGCCAAGGCGTTCTCGGCCGCGGCGTACCATGCGCCGCACACCTTCGACCGCTTCATGCGCCGCTTCATGGGCCGCGCGCAACAGACGCACCACCCCGCGGGTCCGCTCGAGGACAACGCGCTGTATGGCAGCGGCAGCGGCCTGCAGGAACGCAGCGGCAGCCACAACGCGCTGCAATCCTGCCCCTACACCACCACGGCGCGCCACCCGATGCTGGCCACTGCACTGGTGGTGGGCGCCTCAGCCGCGGTTGCCGCGGTGTACCAGTTGCGGCACAAGCGCTAA
- a CDS encoding sigma-54-dependent transcriptional regulator produces the protein MPHILIVDDDENACAALAEIVAMEGFSSATAGTLREARLQIGWRMPEAIVADLRLPDGNGMELFDEVGASGVEVILTTGYASVESAVEALRAGATDYLVKPINVARLQTVLRRLATTGELRAEIHSLRGELRRYGRFGRLMGSSEVMQVVYDQLARVAPTEATVLLIGESGTGKELAAQTVHELSSRRRQPFLAVNCGAISPTLIESEMFGHERGSFTGADRQHKGYFERADGGTLFLDEITEMPAELQVKLLRVLETGTFMRVGTNRECHADVRVLAATNRNPEDAVADGKLRADLFHRLNVFPVELPPLRARGDDVIQIANLMLEQLNAEQGTRRRFAPNVLDSLRLHAWPGNVRELRNFVQRAFIMSDDDLITEVQVPLQVAATQAPGAAVVSVPVGMSLADADRQLIFATLEQCAGVKKHAAEILGISLKTLYNRLEDYAARGELPEWLRASRNDTGSSATG, from the coding sequence ATGCCCCACATCCTGATTGTCGATGACGACGAAAACGCATGTGCCGCGCTAGCCGAGATCGTGGCCATGGAAGGCTTCAGTTCCGCCACCGCCGGCACCCTGCGCGAGGCACGGCTGCAGATCGGCTGGCGCATGCCGGAGGCGATCGTGGCCGACCTGCGCCTGCCGGACGGCAACGGCATGGAGCTGTTCGACGAGGTTGGCGCCTCGGGCGTCGAAGTGATCCTCACGACCGGCTATGCCAGCGTCGAAAGCGCGGTCGAAGCGCTGCGCGCTGGTGCCACCGATTACCTGGTCAAGCCCATCAACGTGGCGCGGCTGCAGACCGTGCTCAGGCGCCTGGCCACCACCGGCGAGTTGCGCGCCGAGATCCATTCGCTGCGCGGCGAGTTGCGCCGCTACGGCCGTTTTGGCCGGCTGATGGGCAGTTCCGAAGTGATGCAGGTGGTCTACGACCAGCTCGCGCGCGTGGCGCCGACTGAAGCCACGGTATTGCTGATCGGCGAAAGCGGCACCGGCAAGGAACTGGCCGCGCAGACCGTGCATGAGCTCTCGTCGCGGCGGCGCCAGCCGTTCCTGGCGGTCAACTGCGGCGCGATCTCGCCCACGCTGATCGAAAGCGAGATGTTCGGCCACGAGCGCGGCAGCTTTACCGGCGCGGACCGCCAGCACAAGGGCTATTTCGAGCGCGCCGACGGCGGCACCCTGTTCCTGGACGAGATCACCGAGATGCCCGCCGAGCTGCAGGTCAAGCTGCTGCGGGTGCTGGAGACCGGCACCTTCATGCGCGTGGGCACCAACCGCGAATGCCATGCCGATGTGCGCGTGCTGGCCGCCACCAACCGCAACCCCGAAGATGCGGTGGCCGACGGCAAGCTGCGCGCGGACCTGTTCCACCGGCTGAACGTGTTCCCGGTAGAACTGCCGCCGCTGCGCGCGCGCGGCGACGACGTGATCCAGATCGCCAACCTGATGCTGGAGCAACTCAATGCCGAGCAGGGCACCCGGCGCCGCTTCGCGCCCAATGTGCTGGACAGCCTGCGCCTGCACGCCTGGCCCGGCAATGTGCGCGAGCTGCGCAACTTCGTGCAGCGCGCCTTCATCATGTCCGACGACGATCTCATCACCGAGGTGCAGGTGCCGTTGCAGGTCGCGGCCACGCAGGCGCCGGGCGCGGCGGTGGTGTCGGTGCCGGTGGGCATGTCCCTGGCCGATGCCGACCGGCAGCTGATCTTCGCCACGCTGGAGCAATGCGCCGGCGTGAAGAAGCACGCGGCCGAGATCCTCGGCATCAGCCTGAAGACTTTGTACAACCGGCTGGAAGATTATGCCGCGCGCGGCGAATTGCCAGAGTGGCTGCGCGCCTCGCGCAACGACACCGGATCGTCGGCTACCGGCTGA
- a CDS encoding PRC-barrel domain-containing protein: protein MTRVQPEPPEERPPHGASIVGGIDRDSPGPGPFVMAADTLEGNKVVDPAGDDIGTIDHIMIDVLGGRVAYAVLAMGGFLGIGEKLFALPWSALTLDTRRKCFVLGVERDRLKAAPGFDKDHWPSMADSQWATSIHQYYGISPYWEADRYDPWDERRR from the coding sequence ATGACCCGAGTCCAACCTGAACCCCCTGAAGAACGGCCGCCGCACGGTGCATCCATCGTCGGCGGCATCGACCGCGATTCCCCGGGTCCCGGCCCGTTCGTGATGGCAGCCGACACGCTTGAGGGCAACAAGGTGGTTGACCCCGCTGGCGATGATATCGGCACCATCGACCACATCATGATCGACGTGCTGGGCGGGCGCGTGGCCTACGCAGTGCTGGCCATGGGCGGCTTCCTTGGCATTGGCGAAAAGCTCTTCGCCTTGCCGTGGTCGGCGCTCACGCTCGACACGCGGCGCAAGTGTTTTGTGCTTGGTGTTGAAAGGGACCGGCTCAAGGCCGCGCCGGGGTTTGACAAGGACCACTGGCCCAGCATGGCGGATTCGCAGTGGGCTACCAGCATTCACCAGTATTACGGGATTTCGCCTTATTGGGAGGCGGATCGGTATGACCCTTGGGATGAGAGGAGGAGGTGA
- a CDS encoding sigma-54 interaction domain-containing protein → MPVTASTPRRSNAAPSGQPASHAASLSEQAREAAPRRAIPSQVSLLWESASPVMQRLLAQIERVAPTDVTMLAVGESGSGKEVVARAVHERSARRKGPFIAVNCGAIQPTLIESELFGHEKGGFTGAIEQKAGYFEQAHGGTLFLDEVTEMPLDMQIKLLRVLEGRTFHRVGGDTPITTDVRILAATNRDPVEAARAGQLREDLLYRLAVFPLHIPPLRDRPDDIVPLARHFLAEYNAMERTDKAFSAASLERLVRYDWPGNVRELKNAVYRAFILADKVVEIGNPNLATQPPRPTTVDGVVSVRVGTTLADTQREIIMATLARFDGDKRQAARALGISLKTLYNRLDAYRSL, encoded by the coding sequence GTGCCCGTGACCGCCAGCACACCGCGGCGCAGCAACGCCGCTCCCTCTGGCCAGCCCGCCAGCCACGCCGCCAGCCTATCCGAGCAGGCGCGCGAGGCCGCGCCGCGCCGCGCCATCCCTTCGCAGGTCTCGCTGCTGTGGGAAAGCGCGTCGCCCGTCATGCAGCGCTTGCTGGCCCAGATCGAGCGCGTAGCGCCCACCGATGTCACCATGCTTGCGGTAGGCGAAAGCGGCTCCGGCAAGGAAGTGGTGGCACGCGCGGTGCATGAGCGCAGCGCGCGCCGCAAGGGCCCCTTCATCGCGGTCAACTGCGGCGCGATCCAGCCCACGCTGATCGAATCAGAGCTGTTCGGCCACGAGAAAGGTGGATTTACCGGCGCGATCGAGCAGAAGGCGGGCTACTTCGAGCAGGCCCATGGCGGCACGCTATTTCTCGATGAAGTCACCGAAATGCCGCTCGACATGCAGATCAAGTTGTTGCGGGTGCTGGAAGGCCGCACCTTCCACCGCGTCGGCGGCGACACGCCCATCACCACGGACGTGCGCATCCTGGCAGCCACCAACCGCGACCCGGTCGAGGCAGCGCGTGCCGGCCAGTTGCGGGAAGACCTGCTGTACCGGCTGGCCGTGTTCCCGCTGCATATCCCGCCGCTGCGCGACCGGCCCGATGATATCGTGCCGCTGGCACGTCACTTCCTGGCCGAATACAACGCCATGGAGCGCACCGACAAGGCCTTCTCCGCCGCCTCGCTGGAGCGGCTGGTGCGCTATGACTGGCCGGGCAATGTGCGCGAGCTGAAGAACGCGGTCTACCGCGCCTTTATCCTGGCGGACAAGGTCGTGGAAATCGGCAACCCCAACCTGGCCACGCAGCCGCCGCGACCCACCACGGTGGACGGTGTGGTCAGCGTGCGCGTGGGTACCACGCTGGCCGACACCCAGCGCGAGATCATCATGGCCACTTTGGCGCGCTTTGACGGCGACAAGCGCCAGGCCGCGCGCGCGCTCGGCATCAGCCTGAAGACGCTGTACAACCGGCTGGACGCCTACCGTTCCTTGTAA
- a CDS encoding sensor histidine kinase, with protein sequence MTQQPAQSAMPDAPLSSPAAAVRSVQEVSALIEQSAHDLRSALNAIQSWAYVLDRAFDTTPAPAQRALDGIRSGTQQQLALIEEMEEAVRLLADEGAPRWQRLDLLALTAQAVADRRPAAEARGVLLSPVATDGTVESSESAYLIDGDAVRLAPLLRHLLVHCIWRAPAGGSVAVHVFSEPDHVKLRITESPPLDQQRSASRLAALTDFFGRRAAPDGATPARQSSALLLTRRMVEMHGAALSAESDGCDSDRISVCIVVRFPRHMQA encoded by the coding sequence ATGACGCAGCAACCCGCGCAGTCCGCGATGCCGGACGCTCCGCTTTCTTCGCCAGCCGCTGCCGTGCGCAGCGTGCAAGAGGTGAGCGCGCTGATCGAGCAATCGGCGCATGACCTGCGTTCCGCGCTGAACGCGATCCAGAGCTGGGCCTACGTGCTGGACCGCGCCTTCGATACCACGCCGGCGCCCGCGCAGCGCGCGCTGGACGGCATTCGTTCCGGCACGCAGCAGCAGCTGGCGCTGATCGAGGAGATGGAAGAAGCCGTGCGGCTGCTGGCCGACGAGGGCGCACCGCGCTGGCAGCGCCTGGACCTGCTGGCGCTCACGGCCCAGGCCGTCGCCGACCGTCGCCCCGCGGCCGAAGCCCGGGGCGTGCTGCTGTCACCGGTCGCCACCGACGGTACGGTCGAATCGTCCGAATCGGCCTACCTGATCGATGGCGACGCCGTGCGGCTGGCCCCGCTGCTGCGGCACCTGCTGGTGCACTGCATCTGGCGCGCGCCGGCCGGCGGCTCGGTCGCCGTGCATGTTTTCAGCGAGCCGGATCACGTGAAGCTGCGCATCACCGAGAGCCCGCCGCTGGACCAGCAGCGCAGCGCCAGCCGGCTGGCCGCGCTGACCGATTTCTTCGGGCGCCGGGCGGCACCGGACGGTGCGACCCCGGCCCGGCAGAGCAGCGCGCTGCTGCTGACGCGCCGCATGGTGGAAATGCACGGGGCGGCGCTGAGCGCGGAAAGCGATGGCTGCGATAGTGACAGGATCAGCGTCTGCATTGTTGTCAGGTTCCCGCGCCACATGCAGGCCTGA
- a CDS encoding low affinity iron permease family protein encodes MNNSSPIPPGVSHRTGSSKHGVLHAFDRFAGAATRQAGSPVAFVLAVAVIAAWAITGPLFAYSETWQLVINTGTTIVTFLMVFLIQQSQNKDAVAVHLKLNELLASHREASNMLVSIEDLDEEELRQLVTFYRHLAELADKEDGIKSSHSLDEARENHAAKRQARAARGRRLAGSDAGSRSPTVAPSS; translated from the coding sequence ATGAACAATTCCAGCCCAATCCCGCCAGGCGTTAGCCATCGCACCGGGTCCAGCAAGCATGGCGTGCTGCATGCCTTTGACCGCTTCGCCGGCGCCGCCACACGCCAGGCCGGATCGCCCGTCGCATTCGTGCTGGCCGTCGCCGTGATAGCCGCATGGGCCATCACCGGCCCACTGTTTGCCTATTCCGAAACCTGGCAACTGGTCATCAATACCGGCACCACCATCGTCACCTTCCTGATGGTGTTCCTGATCCAGCAGAGCCAGAACAAGGACGCGGTCGCGGTCCACCTGAAGCTCAATGAACTTCTCGCCTCGCACCGCGAAGCCAGCAATATGCTGGTGTCGATCGAGGACCTGGATGAGGAAGAACTGCGCCAGCTGGTGACCTTCTATCGCCACCTGGCCGAGCTGGCTGACAAGGAAGACGGTATCAAGTCGAGCCATTCGCTGGACGAGGCGCGCGAGAACCACGCCGCCAAGCGGCAGGCGCGCGCAGCGCGCGGGCGCCGGCTGGCCGGCAGCGATGCCGGGAGCCGCTCACCCACCGTGGCGCCCAGCTCTTAG
- a CDS encoding DUF3182 family protein, giving the protein MSEPSKSTHRKRAAPGNPPARSRAVMVYGCESLGKADSHLGTTLANIARKVADIAGFSFAGPYSAPDAGLPAPYLVPAQTLVGRTLAQDLGVRDAGDLFGGVVPYAFVATKAITHGLVAPGAAAPRGWSEDFVRRVVGATLPGFTAFTLSDARIAAMRLLALGPVRLKEPCGIGGLGQRVVHDERSLDEALAAMAPDVVQAHGLVAERDLDAPQTYSVGQVELAGLRASYCGTQGLTANNHGQKVYGGSTLTMVRGGLEALLQHPFDARTLAAVRAAMVYHEAALACYGDAGGMVLSRCNYDVAFGPPAGSAGHGQVLGGVLEQSWRVGGATGAELAALAALLEDPRRTRVVAATREVYGKGVRVPDDAEIYFQGEDRHAGPLTKYARLEPESDGNA; this is encoded by the coding sequence GTGTCCGAACCGAGCAAGTCAACGCATCGAAAACGCGCTGCCCCGGGCAACCCGCCGGCACGCAGCCGCGCGGTGATGGTCTACGGTTGCGAGTCCCTGGGCAAGGCCGACAGCCACCTCGGCACGACCCTTGCCAATATTGCCCGCAAGGTCGCTGACATCGCGGGCTTTTCCTTTGCAGGCCCCTACTCCGCGCCGGATGCGGGGCTGCCTGCGCCATACCTGGTGCCCGCGCAGACTCTGGTAGGTCGTACGCTGGCGCAGGACCTCGGCGTGCGGGACGCGGGCGACTTGTTTGGCGGGGTGGTGCCCTACGCCTTCGTGGCCACCAAGGCGATCACGCACGGCCTGGTGGCGCCCGGCGCCGCAGCGCCGCGGGGCTGGTCCGAGGACTTTGTGCGGCGCGTAGTGGGCGCCACGCTGCCGGGCTTTACCGCCTTCACGCTCAGCGATGCGCGGATTGCGGCAATGCGCCTGCTGGCGCTGGGGCCAGTACGGCTGAAGGAACCGTGCGGCATCGGCGGGTTGGGCCAGCGCGTGGTCCACGACGAACGCTCGCTGGACGAGGCGCTCGCCGCGATGGCGCCCGATGTGGTGCAAGCCCATGGCCTGGTGGCGGAGCGCGACCTGGACGCGCCGCAGACCTACAGCGTGGGGCAGGTGGAGCTGGCGGGCCTGCGGGCCAGCTATTGCGGCACGCAAGGGCTCACTGCCAACAACCACGGGCAGAAGGTCTATGGCGGCTCCACGCTGACGATGGTGCGCGGCGGCCTCGAGGCGCTGCTGCAGCATCCGTTCGACGCCCGCACGCTGGCCGCGGTGCGGGCCGCGATGGTGTACCACGAAGCCGCGCTGGCCTGCTATGGCGATGCCGGGGGCATGGTGCTTTCTCGCTGCAACTACGACGTCGCCTTCGGCCCGCCCGCGGGCAGCGCCGGCCACGGGCAAGTGCTTGGGGGCGTGCTGGAACAGTCCTGGCGGGTGGGCGGCGCGACCGGCGCCGAGCTGGCGGCGCTGGCCGCGCTGCTCGAGGATCCGCGCCGCACCCGCGTGGTGGCTGCCACGCGCGAGGTCTATGGCAAGGGCGTGCGCGTGCCGGACGACGCCGAGATCTACTTCCAGGGAGAGGACCGGCACGCCGGTCCGTTGACCAAATACGCACGACTGGAGCCTGAATCCGATGGCAACGCATGA
- a CDS encoding hybrid sensor histidine kinase/response regulator has translation MSEPRAAKGVRASPVGEPDGTRVDDAGVPLAARYGRLLDAVEDCAVFETDARGCIAMWPNAARRVFGYSAGEITGRHFSCLHRPEDVAAGLPQQWLQAAALGGSARDQGWRVRRDGSLLQASCRMRAIGATDEPGAALKHADALSGESAAGQATGFIVSCRDITVQQAASEHAGLADTRLRLLAENLPGTAVCDLDLDGTIRTWNVGAQALAGYAEAEAVGQPQALLYSRQDAAAGRDRAALEAAHACGQWAGDERVARKDGSVVRCHTRMVLVRDAAGCPTSLLWTARDLSDALRLETLEAGNRRLQSFLAILAHELRNPLAAVRNAVEVIALTPDADTRVGRCAGIIDRQLHQLERLVNDLLDVGRVTAGKLKMELTPTSYNDVVTTSIEAIRPALEAAGQQLVVALPASSPYVRADAARLGQVLLNLLSNAVKYTPRGGTVSVHVSVEPARVITAVSDTGRGLAPAALDRIFNLFAQEGDADSRSGLGIGLALAKAVVEAHGGAIQADSGGAGKGSTFTVILPRATARRREAATPPRGPVPRRRVLVVDDNADSADSMAELLGLLGHEARAAHGGQQALDMVAEFRPDCVLLDLEMPEMSGFDVLPALRQACGPRSVQFLALTGRCTAEHQRRSELAGFHAYLTKPLAIEALSRVLAAPAPYKER, from the coding sequence ATGTCCGAGCCGCGAGCGGCAAAAGGTGTCCGTGCGTCACCCGTCGGCGAGCCGGACGGCACCAGGGTGGACGATGCCGGCGTCCCGCTGGCGGCACGGTACGGGCGCCTGCTCGACGCGGTGGAAGACTGCGCCGTGTTCGAGACCGATGCGCGCGGGTGCATTGCAATGTGGCCGAATGCCGCGCGGCGCGTGTTCGGCTACAGCGCCGGGGAAATCACCGGCCGTCACTTTTCCTGCCTGCATCGCCCTGAAGATGTCGCTGCCGGCCTGCCGCAGCAATGGCTGCAGGCGGCCGCACTTGGCGGCAGCGCGCGCGACCAGGGCTGGCGCGTGCGGCGCGACGGCAGCCTGCTGCAGGCGTCCTGCCGCATGCGGGCCATTGGCGCGACCGACGAGCCGGGCGCGGCGCTCAAGCATGCCGATGCCTTGTCCGGAGAGTCCGCAGCGGGCCAGGCCACCGGCTTTATCGTGTCGTGCCGCGACATTACCGTGCAGCAGGCCGCATCCGAGCACGCCGGGCTGGCCGATACCCGGCTGCGCCTGCTGGCCGAAAACCTGCCCGGCACCGCGGTGTGCGACCTTGACCTGGACGGCACCATCCGCACCTGGAACGTCGGCGCGCAGGCCCTGGCCGGCTACGCCGAGGCCGAAGCAGTCGGCCAGCCGCAGGCACTGCTCTATTCCCGCCAGGATGCCGCCGCGGGGCGCGACCGCGCGGCGCTGGAAGCCGCGCACGCCTGCGGCCAGTGGGCCGGCGACGAGCGCGTGGCACGCAAGGACGGCTCGGTGGTGCGTTGCCATACGCGCATGGTGCTGGTGCGCGACGCCGCCGGCTGCCCGACCAGCCTGCTGTGGACTGCCCGCGACCTGAGCGATGCGCTGCGGCTGGAAACGCTCGAGGCCGGCAACCGCCGGCTGCAATCGTTCCTGGCCATCCTGGCGCATGAACTGCGCAATCCGCTGGCGGCGGTGCGCAACGCGGTGGAAGTGATCGCGCTGACCCCGGATGCCGACACGCGCGTGGGCCGCTGCGCGGGGATCATCGACCGCCAGTTGCATCAACTGGAGCGGCTGGTGAATGACCTGCTCGACGTGGGCCGCGTGACCGCCGGCAAGCTGAAGATGGAACTGACGCCAACCTCGTACAACGACGTGGTGACCACCAGCATCGAAGCAATCCGCCCGGCGCTGGAGGCGGCCGGCCAGCAGCTCGTGGTGGCGCTGCCGGCAAGCTCGCCCTACGTGCGCGCCGATGCCGCGCGGCTGGGGCAGGTGCTGCTGAACCTGCTCAGCAACGCGGTCAAGTACACCCCGCGCGGCGGCACCGTCAGCGTGCACGTGAGCGTGGAGCCAGCGCGCGTGATCACCGCCGTGTCGGATACCGGCCGGGGTCTCGCGCCGGCGGCGCTGGACCGCATCTTCAACCTGTTCGCGCAGGAGGGCGACGCCGACAGCCGCAGCGGCCTGGGCATCGGGCTGGCACTGGCCAAGGCCGTGGTGGAGGCGCACGGCGGCGCGATCCAGGCCGACAGCGGTGGCGCGGGCAAGGGCAGCACCTTCACCGTGATCCTGCCGCGCGCCACCGCCCGCCGGCGCGAGGCCGCCACGCCGCCGCGGGGGCCGGTGCCGCGACGGCGCGTGCTGGTGGTGGACGACAATGCCGATTCAGCCGACAGCATGGCCGAGCTGCTGGGCCTGCTCGGCCATGAGGCGCGCGCGGCCCATGGCGGCCAGCAGGCACTGGACATGGTCGCCGAATTCCGCCCGGATTGCGTGCTGCTCGACCTGGAGATGCCCGAAATGTCGGGCTTTGACGTCCTGCCGGCATTGCGCCAGGCGTGCGGCCCGCGCTCGGTGCAGTTCCTGGCGCTGACCGGGCGCTGCACTGCTGAACACCAGCGGCGCAGCGAACTGGCCGGCTTCCATGCGTACCTGACCAAGCCGCTGGCGATCGAGGCCCTGTCGCGCGTGCTGGCCGCGCCGGCGCCTTACAAGGAACGGTAG